Proteins found in one Spirochaetota bacterium genomic segment:
- a CDS encoding TetR/AcrR family transcriptional regulator, which yields MKTRDSITEAARELFNEKGASRVTTNHISAAMKISPGNLYYHFRDKEEIIREIFGRIVADFDTLYRAPKDFSPTAAGFFGIFTRTCDLYYKYRFFYLELATLLGRDPLLKKKYLANLRVRFRRQKAFYARLADAGIIRASSEKELVANLTNGWIVSDFWLTWLYISDAKITPERLGESARQVYYLLKPHLTPKALTEVEELLRG from the coding sequence ATGAAAACAAGGGACAGCATCACCGAGGCGGCGAGGGAGCTCTTCAACGAGAAGGGGGCCTCGCGCGTCACCACCAACCACATCTCCGCGGCCATGAAGATCAGCCCCGGCAACCTCTATTACCATTTCCGCGACAAGGAGGAGATCATCCGCGAAATCTTCGGGCGCATCGTCGCCGATTTCGATACGCTCTACCGTGCGCCAAAGGACTTCTCGCCCACGGCGGCCGGGTTTTTCGGTATATTCACGCGGACCTGCGACCTCTACTATAAATACCGCTTCTTTTACCTGGAGCTCGCCACGCTGTTGGGGCGCGACCCGCTGCTCAAGAAGAAATACCTGGCCAACCTCCGCGTGCGCTTCAGGCGGCAGAAGGCCTTCTATGCGCGTCTCGCCGACGCCGGAATAATCAGGGCCTCGTCGGAGAAAGAGCTCGTGGCCAACCTCACCAACGGCTGGATCGTCAGCGACTTCTGGCTCACCTGGCTTTATATAAGCGACGCGAAGATCACGCCCGAGCGCCTCGGCGAAAGCGCGCGGCAGGTCTATTATTTGCTGAAGCCCCATCTCACTCCGAAGGCTCTAACGGAGGTTGAGGAATTGCTGAGGGGGTGA